In Mangifera indica cultivar Alphonso chromosome 1, CATAS_Mindica_2.1, whole genome shotgun sequence, a single genomic region encodes these proteins:
- the LOC123216033 gene encoding aspartic proteinase nepenthesin-1, translated as MVSMVSSSKVILFALAIIAFCVSPSLSFSRRALNEHKNVKTTGFRVSLKHVDSGKNLTLFQRIKRGMKRGQYRLQRLNVMSFAASDSQIEAPIQAGNGEFLMELSIGTPPQSYKAILDTGSDLIWTQCKPCTDCYDQPSPIFDPKNSSSFIKISCSDSLCEALPQSICKDGCEYLYTYGDYSSTQGIMGFETFTFGKVSVPKIGFGCGEDNEGSGFGEGAGLVGLGRGALSLVSQLKEPTFSYCLTSIDDQKTSTLLMGSLASVNSASKNAIITTPLIKNPIQPSFYYLSLEGISVGGTRLPIKKSTFSLQDDGSGGLIIDSGTTITYLEESAFELVKKAFISKTKLPLDNSGSTGLDLCFTLPSDSTDVEVPTLVFHFEGADLDLPSENYMVADSSTGLVCLAMGSSSGMSIFGNVQQQNILVLHDLQKETLSFLPTQCDQL; from the coding sequence ATGGTTTCAATGGTTTCTTCATCAAAAGTCATATTATTTGCATTAGCAATAATCGCATTTTGTGTTTCTCCATCACTGTCCTTCTCTAGGCGAGCATTAAATGAGCACAAGAATGTGAAAACTACTGGTTTCAGAGTCAGCCTTAAACATGTAGACTCCGGCAAGAACTTAACCCTATTTCAGCGTATCAAACGTGGAATGAAGCGTGGGCAATACAGATTGCAAAGACTCAATGTTATGTCTTTTGCGGCTTCAGATTCTCAAATTGAAGCTCCTATTCAGGCAGGCAACGGTGAGTTTCTCATGGAATTATCAATTGGTACTCCTCCACAAAGTTACAAGGCAATATTGGATACTGGCAGCGATTTGATTTGGACTCAATGCAAGCCTTGTACTGACTGTTACGATCAGCCTTCTCCAATTTTTGATCCCAAAAACTCTTCTTCGTTCATTAAGATTTCTTGCTCTGACTCTCTCTGTGAGGCTCTCCCTCAATCAATTTGCAAAGATGGATGTGAGTATCTCTACACATATGGTGATTATTCTTCAACACAAGGGATTATGGGCTTTGAAACGTTCACGTTTGGTAAGGTTTCTGTTCCCAAAATTGGGTTCGGTTGTGGAGAAGACAATGAAGGAAGTGGGTTCGGCGAAGGTGCAGGTCTGGTAGGGCTTGGTCGTGGAGCTTTATCTCTGGTTTCACAATTGAAAGAACCAACTTTCTCTTACTGCCTTACTTCTATTGATGACCAAAAGACCAGTACACTTTTGATGGGATCTCTAGCAAGTGTGAATAGCGCATCAAAAAATGCAATCATAACTAcccctttaataaaaaatccaaTACAGCCatctttttattatctttctctTGAAGGGATATCTGTTGGTGGCACTCGCTTACCAATCAAGAAATCTACTTTTTCACTCCAAGATGATGGCAGCGGTGGCTTAATAATTGATTCAGGCACAACAATAACGTATTTAGAAGAGAGTGCTTTTGAGTTGGTTAAAAAGGCTTTTATTTCTAAAACAAAACTTCCATTGGATAATTCGGGATCGACAGGGCTTGATCTTTGCTTCACTTTGCCATCAGATTCAACAGATGTAGAGGTACCGACGTTGGTATTTCATTTCGAGGGAGCTGATCTAGATTTGCCAAGTGAAAACTATATGGTTGCTGATTCAAGTACAGGGTTGGTTTGCTTGGCGATGGGGAGTTCAAGTGGTATGTCAATCTTTGGAAATGTACAGCAGCAAAACATACTGGTTCTACATGATCTTCAGAAAGAAACCTTATCATTTCTTCCTACACAATGCGATCAGCTGTGA